The DNA segment AGCAGATGCCGGACGCGGATCGGTCCTTCGGCCGGGCGGGTGCGTACGTCGTCCCTCGAACCGCCCACGTACACCCGGGGGTTGGCGAACTCCGGCAGGTACCGGTCGATCGGGTCGTCCAGGCCGAGCAGGCCCTCCTCGGCCAGCATCAGCACCGCGACCGCCGTCACCGGCTTGGTCATGGAGTAGATCCGCCACAGGGTGTCGCTCTCCACCGGGAGCCCGGCCGCGAGGTCGCGGTGGCCGTGGGCGGTCAGATGGGCGACCCGGCCGCCACGGGCCACCGACACCAGGAAGCCGGGCAGCCGGCCCTCGTCCACGAGACCGGCCACATGCTGGTCCAGCCGGTCCAGCGCCTTCGCGTCCAGCCCCACGTCCCGCGGGGCGACTTCCTGTCGAAGCTGTGCCATGGCTCTCCTCCGCTCCTGCCGGACCCCCACACACCCGGGCCGGCCTCAGCGCTCATCGTGACGCATGATCACCATCAAGTACCCCACCCACAGCCGATCTTGTGAGCGACACGACTCGGTGTCCGAGCCGACACCGCGATCTCGCGAGGAGTGACCGACCGGGCACCCTGAGTGGTGTCCAGGGTAGGCCCGGGAATGCCGGCCAGGGCTTCATCCGTTGACGCCGATATGACTAAGGACACGACACAGGCCGCGTTGCTGGCGCTGCTTTCCGAGGGGCATGGTGGGGTGCTGGTGACGCTCAAGCGGGATGGGCGTCCGCAGATGTCCAATGTCGTTCATGCCTATGACCCGGAGGAGCGGATCATCCGGGTCTCGGTCACCGATGACCGCGCCAAGACCCGCAACCTCCGCCGGGACCCGCGTGCCTCGTACTACGTCACCAGCGCGGACCGCTGGTCGTACACCGTCGCCGAGGGCACGGCCGAGCTGTCCCCGGTGGCCGCCGACCCGTACGACGAGACGGTGGAGGAGCTGGTGCGGCTCTACCGTGAGGTGCTGGGGGAGCACGAGGACTGGGACGACTACCGTGCGTCGATGGTCCGCGACAAGCGCCTGGTGGTCCGGCTGCACGTGGACCGGGCGTACGGCGTGCCGAAGCGTTAGCGCGTGAGGTACGCCAGCACCATGTCGGCCAGCATCGTGCGGTAGTGGTCTCGGCGGGTGGGGGCGGCCAGGTCGCGGTCGAAGAGGGCGTCGAAGGTGTGGCGGCCGGCGACCCGGTAGAAGCAGAAGGCGCTGATCATGGCGTGCAGGTCGACCGCGTCCACGTCGGCCTTGAAGATGCCCTGCTCCCGCCCGGCGTCCAGCACGCGGCGGAGGGTGTCCAGGCCGGGGGAGTCGATGCGGCCGAACCGGCGGGCGGCGGCGAGGTGTTCGCCGCCGTGGATGTTCTCGATGCCGACCAGGCGGACCAGGTCCGGGTGGCGCTCGTGGTGGTCGAAGGTGACCTCGGCCAGGCGGCGGACGGCGGCGGCCGGGTCCAGGTGCTCCAGGTCCAGCAGCTCCTCGACCTCGTGCAGCGCGCCGTAGGCCCGCTCCAGCACGGCCGCGAAGAGCTGCTTCTTGCCGCCGAAGTAGTAGTAGATCATCCGCTTGGTGGTGCGGGTGCGGGCCGCTATCTCCTCCACGCGGGCGCCGTCGTACCCCGCGCGGGCGAACTCGCGGGTGGCCGCGTCGACGATGTCGGAGCGGGTACGGGCGGCGTCCGGTAACCGCCGTGCGGGGTCCACCGGTTCGTCGACGCTCGTCATCGCGTTCCTTCCGGCCGTCGGGCGGGGCTCCTCCGGTCTCCCGGTGATTCTAGGAGCCCCGCCCGCGAACGCCTCAGGGCAGCCGGTTCCACTCCGCGATCACGGGGCGCCCGTGCTCGGTGGAGAGGCGGCTCACCGTGCCGGTGGCCAGCTGGAACAGCCGTCCGTCGCCGGGCGGCAGGCCCAGCCTGCGGGCCGTCAGCACCCGCAGCACGTGTCCGTGCGCGACGAGCAGCACATCACCGTTGTCCGCGTCCAGCGCCTTCTCCGCGCGGGCCAGCACCCGGTCGACGCGCGCCCCGATCTGCTCGGGCGACTCGCCGGGATGCCCCTCGGGGCCGGGCACCGCGCCGTCGGTCCACAGGTCCCAGTCGGGCCGGGTGCGGTGGATGTCGACGGTGGTGATGCCCTCGTAGCCGCCGTAGTCCCACTCGCGCAGGTCGGGCTCGGGGTCGGTGCCGGTCAGGCCCGCCAGTTCGGCCGTGCGCCGGGCCCGGGCCAGGGGGCTCGTCAGGGTGAGTGCGAAGGTCCGGCCGGCGAGGAGCGGGGCCAGCGAACGCGCCTGCTCCTCGCCGTGCTCGGTGAGGGGCAGGTCGGTCCAGCTCGTGTGCTGGCCCGACAGGCTCCACTCCGTCTCGCCGTGGCGGACCAGCAGAAGGTCCCCCACGGCGGGTCAGCCCTTCTTCTCGACGGCGTGGCCGCCGAACTGGTTGCGCAGCGCGGCGATCATCTTCATCTGCGGCGAGTCGTCCTGGCGGGAGGCGAACCGCGCGAACAGCGAGGCGGTGATGGCCGGGAGCGGCACCGCGTTGTCGATGGCGGCCTCGACGGTCCAGCGGCCCTCGCCGGAGTCCTCCGCGTAGCCGCGCAGCCCGTCGAGGTGCTCGTCGTCGTCCAGGGCGTTGACCGCGAGGTCGAGCAGCCAGGAACGGATGACCGTGCCCTCCTGCCAGGAGCGGAAGATCTCGCGGACGTTGTCCACCGAGTTCGCCTTCTCCAGCAGCTCCCAGCCCTCGGCGTACGCCTGCATCATGGCGTACTCGATGCCGTTGTGGACCATCTTGGAGAAGTGCCCGGCACCGACGCGGCCCGCGTGGACGTACCCGTACGGCCCGTCGGGCTTGAGGGCGTCGAAGATGGGCTTCAGGCGCTCGACGTTCTCCTTGTCGCCGCCGACCATCAGGGCGTAGCCGTTCTCCAGGCCCCAGACACCGCCGGAGACGCCCGCGTCGACGAAGCCGATGCCCTTGATGCCCAGCTCGGCGGCGTGCTTCTCGTCGTCCGTCCAGCGGGAGTTGCCGCCGTCCACCACGATGTCGCCGGGGGAGAGCAGGTCCTTCAGCTCGTCGACGACGACCTGGGTGGCGGTGCCGGCGGGGACCATCACCCAGACGGTGCGCGGCGCGTCGAGCTTCTCGACCAGTTCGGCGAGGTCCTTGACGTCGGTCAGTTCCGGGTTGCGGTCGTAGCCGATGACCTGGTGGCCCGCGCGGCGGATGCGCTCGCGCATGTTGCCGCCCATCTTGCCGAGGCCGATGAGTCCGAGCTGCATGTCAGTTCACTTCCTTGAGGGAGCGGTAGGCGGCGACGAGGGCCGTGGTGGAGGGGTCGAGGCCGGGCACCTGGGCGCCTTCGGTGAGGGCGGGTTCGATGCGCTTGGCGAGCACCTTGCCCAGCTCGACGCCCCACTGGTCGAAGGAGTCGATGTTCCAGACGGCGCCCTGGACGAACACCTTGTGCTCGTAGAGGGCGATGAGCTGGCCGAGCACGGAGGGGGTGAGCTCGGGGGCCAGGATCGTGGTGGTGGGGTGGTTGCCGCGGAAGGTGCGGTGGGCCACCTGCGCCTCGGCGACGCCTTCCTCGCGGACCTCTTCCTCGGTCTTGCCGAAGGCGAGGGCCTGGGTCTGGGCGAAGAAGTTGGCCATCAACAGGTCGTGCTGGGCCTTGAGTTCGTCGCTCAGCTCGTCCACCGGACGGGCGAAGCCGATGAAGTCCGCCGGGATGAGCTTCGTCCCCTGATGGATCAACTGGTAGTACGCGTGCTGCCCGTTGGTGCCGGGCGTGCCCCAGACCACCGGGCCGGTCTGCCACTCCACCGGAGTGCCGTCCTTCTGCACGGACTTGCCGTTGGACTCCATGTCCAGCTGCTGCAAGTACGCCGTGAACTTGGACAGATAGTGGCTGTACGGCAGGACCGCGTGCGACTGCGCGTCGAAGAAGTTCCCGTACCAGATCCCCAGCAGGCCCAGCAGCAGCGGCGCGTTCTCCTCCGCCGGAGCGGTACGGAAGTGCTCGTCCACGGTGTGGAAACCGTCCAGCAGCTCCCGGAACCTCTCCGGCCCGATCGCGATCATCAGCGACAGACCGATCGCCGAGTCGAAGGAGTACCGGCCCCCGACCCAGTCCCAGAACTCGAACATGTTGTCCGCGTCGATACCGAACCCGGTGACCTTCTCCGCGTTCGTGGACAGCGCCACGAAGTGCTTCGCGACCGCCTTGTCGTCACCGAGGACGTCCAGCAGCCACTTGCGGGCCGACGTGGCGTTGGTGATCGTCTCGATCGTCGTGAACGTCTTGGACGCCACGATGAACAGCGTCTCCGCCGGGTCCAGATCACGGATCGCCTCGTGCAGGTCCGCGCCGTCCACGTTCGACACGAACCGCACCGTCAGGCCACGGTCGGTGAAGGGACGCAGCGCCTCGAACGCCATCGCCGGACCGAGGTCGGAGCCGCCGATACCGATGTTGACGATGTTCTTGATCCGCTTGTCGGTGTGACCCGTCCACTCGCCCGAGCGGACCCGGTCGGCGAAGCCGGCCATCTTGTCCAGCACCGCGTGCACGGCGGGGACGACGTTCTCCCC comes from the Streptomyces seoulensis genome and includes:
- a CDS encoding PPOX class F420-dependent oxidoreductase; translation: MTKDTTQAALLALLSEGHGGVLVTLKRDGRPQMSNVVHAYDPEERIIRVSVTDDRAKTRNLRRDPRASYYVTSADRWSYTVAEGTAELSPVAADPYDETVEELVRLYREVLGEHEDWDDYRASMVRDKRLVVRLHVDRAYGVPKR
- a CDS encoding TetR/AcrR family transcriptional regulator translates to MTSVDEPVDPARRLPDAARTRSDIVDAATREFARAGYDGARVEEIAARTRTTKRMIYYYFGGKKQLFAAVLERAYGALHEVEELLDLEHLDPAAAVRRLAEVTFDHHERHPDLVRLVGIENIHGGEHLAAARRFGRIDSPGLDTLRRVLDAGREQGIFKADVDAVDLHAMISAFCFYRVAGRHTFDALFDRDLAAPTRRDHYRTMLADMVLAYLTR
- a CDS encoding histidine phosphatase family protein, coding for MGDLLLVRHGETEWSLSGQHTSWTDLPLTEHGEEQARSLAPLLAGRTFALTLTSPLARARRTAELAGLTGTDPEPDLREWDYGGYEGITTVDIHRTRPDWDLWTDGAVPGPEGHPGESPEQIGARVDRVLARAEKALDADNGDVLLVAHGHVLRVLTARRLGLPPGDGRLFQLATGTVSRLSTEHGRPVIAEWNRLP
- the gnd gene encoding phosphogluconate dehydrogenase (NAD(+)-dependent, decarboxylating), with translation MQLGLIGLGKMGGNMRERIRRAGHQVIGYDRNPELTDVKDLAELVEKLDAPRTVWVMVPAGTATQVVVDELKDLLSPGDIVVDGGNSRWTDDEKHAAELGIKGIGFVDAGVSGGVWGLENGYALMVGGDKENVERLKPIFDALKPDGPYGYVHAGRVGAGHFSKMVHNGIEYAMMQAYAEGWELLEKANSVDNVREIFRSWQEGTVIRSWLLDLAVNALDDDEHLDGLRGYAEDSGEGRWTVEAAIDNAVPLPAITASLFARFASRQDDSPQMKMIAALRNQFGGHAVEKKG
- the pgi gene encoding glucose-6-phosphate isomerase translates to MSDASSDTPKLTRRPEWTALADHRAGGQPHLRELFAADPGRAERYVVRVGDLHIDYSKHQVSDETLALLQELAVATDVFGQRDAMFRGDRINTTEDRAVLHTALRAPRDAVIEVDGENVVPAVHAVLDKMAGFADRVRSGEWTGHTDKRIKNIVNIGIGGSDLGPAMAFEALRPFTDRGLTVRFVSNVDGADLHEAIRDLDPAETLFIVASKTFTTIETITNATSARKWLLDVLGDDKAVAKHFVALSTNAEKVTGFGIDADNMFEFWDWVGGRYSFDSAIGLSLMIAIGPERFRELLDGFHTVDEHFRTAPAEENAPLLLGLLGIWYGNFFDAQSHAVLPYSHYLSKFTAYLQQLDMESNGKSVQKDGTPVEWQTGPVVWGTPGTNGQHAYYQLIHQGTKLIPADFIGFARPVDELSDELKAQHDLLMANFFAQTQALAFGKTEEEVREEGVAEAQVAHRTFRGNHPTTTILAPELTPSVLGQLIALYEHKVFVQGAVWNIDSFDQWGVELGKVLAKRIEPALTEGAQVPGLDPSTTALVAAYRSLKEVN